A stretch of Phoenix dactylifera cultivar Barhee BC4 chromosome 16, palm_55x_up_171113_PBpolish2nd_filt_p, whole genome shotgun sequence DNA encodes these proteins:
- the LOC103705741 gene encoding outer envelope membrane protein 7 — protein MGAITTAVVAIAAVILGWITIEIACKPCLEKGRNAIDRALDPNYDPDSSIVPIPTPTQPLLDPIPPPPPAAKAV, from the coding sequence ATGGGAGCCATCACGACCGCGGTGGTCGCCATTGCGGCGGTGATCCTAGGGTGGATCACCATCGAGATCGCCTGCAAACCGTGCCTGGAGAAAGGCCGCAACGCCATCGATCGCGCCCTCGACCCCAATTACGACCCCGATTCCTCCATCGTCCCAATCCCGACCCCGACCCAGCCTCTCCTGGATCCCATTCCCCCACCTCCTCCCGCCGCCAAGGCTGTTTAG